The following are from one region of the Salicibibacter kimchii genome:
- the tsaB gene encoding tRNA (adenosine(37)-N6)-threonylcarbamoyltransferase complex dimerization subunit type 1 TsaB: protein MILAMDTSTFVLGVALGDAETVRAEWTTHEKKNHSLRLMPGIDHVMKTVNANPSGLEGIAVTTGPGSYTGVRIGVSTAKGMASALRLPIYDVSSLEALAGNRRFTFGLVCPFIDARRGQVYAAVYEADAGLLKTVHEERLWLMDELLNTLASTSLPVYFLSLDMAQHRENIQQVLGARAHTGEGMDGRIKPGEILRIASESSPVANVHDVVPRYLQLAEAEKNWRGTRTL, encoded by the coding sequence ATGATACTAGCCATGGATACATCAACCTTTGTATTAGGGGTTGCATTGGGTGATGCAGAGACTGTGAGAGCGGAGTGGACGACCCATGAAAAGAAAAACCACTCCTTACGATTAATGCCGGGGATCGATCATGTGATGAAAACGGTCAATGCCAATCCCTCTGGCTTGGAGGGCATAGCGGTAACTACCGGCCCGGGGTCGTATACCGGGGTTCGCATTGGCGTTTCCACGGCGAAAGGGATGGCGAGTGCCCTCCGTCTTCCGATTTACGACGTTTCCTCCTTGGAGGCTCTTGCGGGCAATCGGCGCTTTACCTTCGGCCTTGTCTGTCCTTTTATCGATGCAAGGAGGGGTCAGGTGTACGCTGCAGTGTACGAAGCAGACGCCGGCCTCCTGAAGACGGTGCATGAAGAGCGATTGTGGTTAATGGATGAGTTGTTAAATACGTTAGCATCGACGTCGTTACCGGTTTATTTTTTAAGTTTGGATATGGCCCAGCATCGTGAAAACATTCAGCAGGTGTTGGGTGCTAGGGCGCACACGGGTGAAGGGATGGATGGCAGGATTAAGCCGGGAGAAATTTTGCGCATCGCTTCAGAATCCTCGCCCGTTGCGAATGTGCATGACGTTGTTCCCCGTTACTTGCAGCTGGCGGAAGCGGAGAAAAATTGGCGAGGCACAAGGACATTATGA
- the rimI gene encoding ribosomal protein S18-alanine N-acetyltransferase — translation MSDRYPIRPMIPSDIEDVLVVERDAFQMPWIRQAFINELMKNPFAHYLVAVDHEQIVGYCGIWIALDEAHITNIAVLSTHRHQGVGRSLLKAVIRRALELEAVSMTLEVRESNADAQRFYKTFGFKKTGIKKGYYTDNCEDAWIMSLTFSQF, via the coding sequence ATGAGTGATCGTTATCCTATTCGCCCCATGATACCGAGTGATATTGAAGATGTGTTGGTTGTTGAAAGAGATGCGTTTCAGATGCCTTGGATTCGGCAGGCTTTTATAAATGAATTGATGAAAAATCCGTTTGCTCATTATTTGGTCGCGGTGGATCACGAACAGATCGTTGGTTATTGTGGCATTTGGATTGCGCTGGACGAGGCTCATATTACGAATATCGCTGTTTTATCTACCCATAGACATCAAGGGGTGGGGCGATCGTTGTTAAAAGCAGTGATCCGACGTGCCCTTGAATTAGAGGCTGTGTCAATGACGTTAGAGGTCCGGGAAAGCAATGCGGATGCGCAACGTTTTTATAAAACATTCGGTTTTAAAAAAACCGGGATAAAAAAAGGATATTATACGGATAATTGCGAAGATGCCTGGATTATGAGCTTAACTTTTTCGCAGTTTTGA
- the tsaD gene encoding tRNA (adenosine(37)-N6)-threonylcarbamoyltransferase complex transferase subunit TsaD has product MNDNPRILAIETSCDETAASVVEGGKNVISTVVASQMDIHRRFGGVVPEVASRHHVENMTTVIEETLVSADMDYTDLDAVAVTAGPGLVGALLVGVNTAKALAYAHNLPLLPIHHIAGHIHAAELVADMQYPALALVVSGGHTSLIYLPEEGAYETIGETRDDAVGEAYDKVARTLKLPYPGGPEIDRLAAEGEVTIDFPRAWLESGSYDFSFSGLKSSVLNAVHNTQQRGDTVIPENVAASFQASVVDVLVERAQRAVSEYEVKQLIVTGGVAANRTLREAMKNSFPSGGNVDLIIPPLSLCTDNAAMIGAAANIAWKKGEWAGYDLNGEPGLALG; this is encoded by the coding sequence ATGAATGACAACCCTCGAATATTAGCTATCGAAACAAGCTGTGACGAGACCGCGGCCTCAGTCGTCGAGGGCGGAAAAAATGTAATCTCCACCGTTGTCGCTTCGCAAATGGACATTCATCGGCGGTTCGGTGGGGTTGTCCCGGAAGTAGCATCCCGACATCACGTGGAAAACATGACCACTGTCATCGAAGAGACGCTTGTCTCCGCGGATATGGATTACACAGACTTGGACGCGGTAGCGGTTACCGCGGGGCCTGGCCTTGTCGGGGCGTTGCTCGTAGGCGTGAACACCGCAAAAGCACTAGCCTATGCCCACAATCTTCCCTTGTTGCCGATCCACCATATAGCCGGCCATATTCATGCAGCCGAGCTTGTTGCCGATATGCAATACCCGGCTTTGGCACTCGTTGTTTCCGGGGGACATACGTCTCTTATTTATCTTCCGGAAGAAGGGGCCTATGAAACGATTGGGGAAACGAGAGACGATGCTGTCGGTGAAGCCTATGATAAAGTGGCGCGAACACTGAAGCTTCCGTACCCCGGCGGTCCGGAAATCGATCGCCTCGCTGCTGAAGGGGAAGTCACAATTGATTTCCCGCGGGCATGGCTGGAAAGCGGGTCTTATGATTTCAGCTTCAGCGGTTTGAAATCCTCGGTGTTGAATGCGGTGCATAACACCCAACAGCGGGGAGATACGGTTATCCCGGAAAACGTTGCCGCGAGTTTTCAGGCAAGCGTCGTTGATGTGCTCGTGGAACGGGCGCAGCGGGCCGTCTCGGAATATGAGGTGAAGCAATTGATTGTCACCGGGGGTGTCGCCGCGAATCGCACGCTTAGAGAAGCGATGAAAAACTCTTTCCCGAGCGGCGGGAATGTGGATTTGATCATCCCCCCTCTTTCTTTATGCACGGATAACGCCGCGATGATTGGGGCAGCCGCTAATATCGCATGGAAAAAAGGCGAGTGGGCAGGCTATGACTTAAACGGAGAGCCTGGGCTGGCGCTCGGGTAG
- the abc-f gene encoding ribosomal protection-like ABC-F family protein encodes MIVLQCDRVTKSFGAETILQDIKMEIKNGDRVALVGRNGSGKTTLLNIITGQTSYDSGAVLMPKSQTMGFLAQDTGLESTRTIWEEMLTVFSSLRGVEKELRELESKMADPSVNNDPTSYEAVLKEYDEKQEFFRSSGGYHYEADIQSILSGLNFKELSYDLPISSLSGGQKTRLALGKLLLTKPDVLILDEPTNHLDIETLTWLENYLISYEGAVLTVSHDRYFLDKVATKVYDLAHTKATLYQGNYTSFLEKRAKDAELQQKAYDKQQAEIAQLETFVAKNIARASTTKRAQSKRKKLENMERLDAPLADAKSASMSFDIQQMSGNDVLAATGITFAYPDSDPLFRAIDFAVTRGENVAVIGPNGTGKTTFLKIIGNRLDPTEGDVHYGSKVTVGYYDQEQAQLNTKKTVLDELWDEHPRVVEKDIRTVLGRFLFSGEDVHKLVHSLSGGEKARLVLAKLMMQKANLLLFDEPTNHLDLDSKEALEAALIDYPGTMVFISHDRYFLNRMSTRTVEFSRDEQLHTYLGNYDYYLEKKAEAEERAQLQKTDTAVPVENKNKQSFEQEKEDKKIARKRRRDIEAIEDRISHLEEETETLQSSMLDPEVYEDHVRANQIQADIDEKEAELERLMNEWEELQLEESP; translated from the coding sequence ATGATTGTTTTACAATGCGACCGTGTAACCAAATCTTTTGGTGCTGAAACGATTTTACAAGATATCAAGATGGAAATCAAAAACGGCGATCGCGTCGCGCTCGTCGGACGCAATGGGAGCGGCAAAACGACGCTTCTTAACATTATCACCGGACAAACCTCTTACGATAGCGGGGCTGTTCTGATGCCTAAATCGCAAACAATGGGCTTTCTCGCCCAAGATACCGGGCTTGAATCCACGCGCACGATCTGGGAGGAAATGCTAACCGTCTTTTCCTCGCTGCGTGGCGTTGAAAAGGAATTGCGTGAACTGGAATCGAAAATGGCGGACCCTTCCGTTAATAACGACCCGACTTCCTACGAAGCCGTCTTAAAAGAATACGACGAAAAACAAGAGTTTTTCCGATCGTCCGGCGGTTATCACTATGAAGCCGATATACAAAGCATTCTATCAGGGTTGAATTTTAAAGAGCTTTCGTATGATCTACCGATATCATCTTTAAGCGGAGGGCAAAAAACACGGCTGGCACTCGGAAAACTCTTGCTCACAAAACCGGATGTATTGATTTTGGACGAACCTACGAATCACTTGGATATTGAAACATTAACATGGCTGGAAAATTACTTGATCAGCTATGAAGGGGCGGTGTTGACCGTCTCCCACGACCGTTATTTCTTGGATAAAGTGGCCACGAAAGTTTACGATCTGGCACACACGAAAGCAACCCTATACCAAGGCAATTACACTTCGTTTTTGGAAAAAAGAGCTAAAGACGCCGAACTTCAGCAAAAAGCGTATGACAAGCAACAAGCGGAAATTGCACAATTGGAAACGTTCGTCGCCAAGAATATCGCGCGTGCTTCCACGACGAAACGGGCACAAAGCAAGCGGAAAAAATTAGAAAACATGGAACGACTGGACGCACCGCTCGCGGATGCCAAAAGTGCATCGATGTCTTTCGACATCCAACAAATGAGCGGAAATGATGTTTTGGCCGCAACAGGGATAACGTTTGCCTATCCCGACAGCGATCCACTGTTTCGCGCGATCGACTTTGCAGTAACAAGAGGAGAAAACGTCGCCGTCATTGGCCCAAATGGAACCGGTAAGACAACATTCCTTAAAATTATCGGGAATCGACTGGATCCTACGGAAGGGGATGTACATTACGGCAGCAAAGTAACCGTCGGTTATTATGATCAAGAGCAAGCCCAATTAAATACGAAAAAGACCGTCCTCGATGAACTGTGGGACGAACATCCACGAGTTGTCGAAAAAGATATACGCACGGTGTTGGGCCGGTTTCTTTTTAGCGGTGAAGATGTGCATAAACTTGTCCACAGTCTCAGCGGCGGGGAGAAAGCACGACTCGTCCTCGCAAAACTGATGATGCAAAAAGCAAATTTGCTTCTCTTCGATGAACCGACGAACCACTTGGACCTCGACAGCAAGGAAGCACTGGAGGCTGCTCTCATCGACTATCCGGGCACGATGGTGTTTATTTCTCACGACCGTTATTTTTTGAACCGGATGTCCACACGAACCGTCGAATTCTCCAGGGATGAGCAGCTGCACACGTACCTCGGCAACTATGATTACTATTTGGAAAAGAAAGCAGAAGCCGAAGAACGTGCACAACTTCAGAAAACCGATACGGCCGTGCCTGTGGAAAACAAAAATAAACAGTCGTTTGAGCAGGAAAAAGAAGATAAAAAAATCGCCCGGAAGCGGCGCCGAGACATTGAAGCGATAGAGGATAGAATCAGCCACCTTGAGGAGGAAACGGAAACACTGCAATCCTCCATGCTTGATCCAGAAGTCTATGAAGACCACGTCCGCGCCAACCAAATACAAGCAGATATCGATGAGAAGGAAGCAGAGCTGGAACGGTTAATGAATGAGTGGGAAGAGCTTCAATTGGAAGAATCCCCTTAA
- a CDS encoding redox-sensing transcriptional repressor Rex, with protein sequence MDEQQKIPRATAKRLPLYYRYLEHLYASGKTRVSSTELSNAVKVDSATIRRDFSYFGALGRKGYGYDVQRLIAFFRETLDQDEATPVILIGAGNLGKALLHYNFGENNNTRIVQAFDHDEALVGKEIGGVPVMHMDHLKTEVDESIWAAIVAVPSTAAQEVADRIIDTPIEGILNFTPSRMTVPAHIRVHHIDLSVELQSLIYFLKHYPL encoded by the coding sequence ATGGACGAACAGCAAAAAATTCCACGGGCAACAGCGAAACGGTTGCCGCTTTACTATCGATACTTGGAACATTTATATGCTTCGGGAAAAACGAGAGTATCTTCTACAGAATTAAGTAATGCAGTCAAGGTTGATTCAGCGACGATTCGGCGGGATTTTTCGTATTTTGGAGCGTTGGGACGTAAAGGATATGGATATGACGTACAACGGCTGATTGCGTTTTTTCGAGAAACGTTGGATCAAGATGAGGCGACCCCCGTTATTCTCATCGGTGCGGGAAATCTCGGGAAAGCATTGCTTCATTATAATTTTGGGGAAAACAATAACACGCGTATTGTTCAAGCATTTGATCATGACGAGGCGCTCGTCGGAAAAGAAATCGGCGGTGTCCCCGTTATGCATATGGATCATTTGAAAACAGAGGTCGATGAATCGATATGGGCAGCGATTGTCGCCGTGCCGTCCACCGCGGCACAAGAGGTCGCGGATCGCATTATCGATACACCCATCGAAGGGATCTTAAATTTCACCCCTTCTCGTATGACGGTACCAGCGCATATTCGGGTGCATCACATTGATTTGTCGGTGGAATTGCAATCGCTCATCTATTTTTTGAAGCATTATCCGCTATAA
- the tatA gene encoding twin-arginine translocase TatA/TatE family subunit codes for MGGLGGPSIILIIIVALLIFGPGKLPEMGKVAGNTLREFKNATKGLTSDSEEQKKEDKQNQR; via the coding sequence ATGGGAGGATTGGGCGGCCCAAGCATTATTTTAATCATTATTGTCGCTTTGTTGATCTTTGGTCCGGGAAAATTACCGGAAATGGGCAAAGTTGCTGGGAATACATTACGTGAATTTAAAAATGCCACGAAGGGACTCACGAGTGATTCCGAAGAGCAGAAGAAAGAGGACAAGCAAAATCAGAGATAG
- the tatC gene encoding twin-arginine translocase subunit TatC: protein MKQREMPFLAHFEELRKRFIFIAIFLVIGLGAGFFLAPPVIAYLQSIPEAQDFPMNAFQLTDPLRVYVNFAFFIAIIIILPVIFYQLWAFIAPGLAEKERKVTLSYIPVAMVLFLGGLAFSYYVLLPYFMAFLGNIAERLNITEQYGINEYFSFLFGITLPFGFLFQLPVVVMFLTRLGLITPNLLQRIRKYAYFVLLVIAGFITPPDLGSHLIVTVPLFLLYELSVVISRYAFRKRMKEEVARQKEMVTNNQ, encoded by the coding sequence ATGAAGCAACGGGAGATGCCGTTTCTTGCCCATTTTGAAGAGTTGCGGAAACGATTCATCTTTATCGCGATATTTCTTGTTATAGGCTTGGGTGCCGGTTTTTTCCTGGCACCCCCCGTTATTGCTTATTTGCAAAGCATTCCGGAAGCGCAGGATTTCCCGATGAACGCGTTTCAATTGACGGATCCCTTGCGTGTATATGTGAACTTTGCGTTTTTTATCGCGATCATCATCATTTTGCCGGTGATTTTCTATCAACTTTGGGCGTTTATCGCTCCGGGCTTAGCAGAGAAAGAACGGAAGGTAACCCTTTCTTACATTCCTGTAGCGATGGTTCTTTTTCTGGGAGGGCTCGCTTTTTCGTATTATGTGCTTTTGCCGTATTTCATGGCGTTCCTCGGGAACATTGCCGAGCGGCTTAATATCACGGAGCAGTACGGAATTAACGAATACTTTTCTTTCTTGTTTGGAATAACATTGCCGTTTGGTTTTCTTTTTCAACTTCCGGTTGTGGTTATGTTTTTGACCCGCCTGGGTTTGATTACACCGAATCTTCTGCAGCGGATTCGCAAATATGCTTACTTTGTGTTACTCGTCATTGCGGGATTTATCACACCCCCGGATTTAGGTTCCCATCTAATCGTCACAGTCCCGCTGTTTTTGTTATACGAGCTGAGTGTCGTGATATCCAGGTATGCCTTCAGGAAGCGAATGAAAGAAGAAGTAGCCCGGCAAAAAGAAATGGTTACGAACAATCAATAG
- a CDS encoding DUF4305 domain-containing protein produces MLRSPGFLGFVYVAIGTLFVLFAIMQVQLEGWGFLPLFFLAVAALDYVIAWNFIKKTGNATNNK; encoded by the coding sequence ATGCTTCGGTCCCCGGGTTTTTTAGGTTTTGTCTATGTTGCCATCGGAACCTTATTTGTCCTATTCGCGATCATGCAAGTGCAACTGGAAGGATGGGGCTTCCTCCCGCTTTTCTTTCTGGCGGTGGCAGCCCTTGATTACGTTATTGCTTGGAATTTTATAAAAAAAACAGGCAATGCGACAAACAATAAGTGA
- a CDS encoding CPBP family intramembrane glutamic endopeptidase, which translates to MSLRYWFVIITFVVVAQLFGAVLAIPLAALGLDLGDVITISTIASFGLGLLIIWLLIRKESDPVRGHEPPMHLGWSVLLGIGGLFAAIFAQNIAFQLQQLLYDAPVESENTQMLLDIMTENIWLLVAVVILGPILEELVFRQAIFGHLYRKMNFFWAALISSVVFSVIHLDFMHILVYTAVGFVFAGLYVWSKRIIVPIIAHVLMNAFASLPILLDIDLEDLEEMEENLQFIFGILGAWM; encoded by the coding sequence TTGAGTTTACGATATTGGTTTGTGATTATAACATTTGTGGTCGTCGCGCAACTATTTGGCGCTGTTTTGGCCATTCCGCTGGCTGCACTTGGATTGGATTTAGGCGATGTCATAACCATTTCAACGATTGCCAGTTTTGGGCTCGGGTTGCTCATCATTTGGCTCCTCATTCGTAAAGAGTCGGATCCGGTGCGCGGACACGAGCCGCCAATGCATTTAGGTTGGTCGGTGTTATTGGGTATTGGCGGATTATTTGCCGCGATTTTCGCCCAAAACATTGCTTTTCAACTTCAACAATTGTTGTATGATGCGCCGGTCGAGTCGGAAAACACGCAAATGTTGCTCGATATTATGACGGAAAACATTTGGCTCCTCGTTGCCGTTGTTATCCTCGGGCCTATCCTTGAAGAGCTAGTTTTCCGGCAAGCGATCTTCGGGCACCTTTATAGAAAAATGAACTTCTTTTGGGCAGCGTTGATCAGTTCCGTGGTTTTCTCCGTCATCCATTTGGACTTCATGCATATTCTCGTCTATACAGCGGTCGGCTTTGTTTTCGCCGGGTTATATGTATGGAGCAAACGAATTATCGTGCCTATTATTGCCCATGTGCTCATGAACGCTTTCGCGTCTCTGCCGATCCTTCTCGATATCGACCTTGAGGACTTGGAAGAAATGGAAGAGAACCTTCAGTTCATCTTCGGTATCTTGGGAGCATGGATGTAA
- the groES gene encoding co-chaperone GroES, translating to MLKPLGDRIVIEQVEQEEQTASGIVLPDSAKEKPQEGKVVAVGSGRVTDNGEKVALEVSEGDAIIFSKYAGTEVKYNEKEYLILRESDVLAVVG from the coding sequence TTGTTGAAGCCATTGGGTGACCGTATTGTCATCGAGCAAGTAGAACAAGAAGAACAAACAGCAAGCGGCATTGTACTTCCTGATTCTGCGAAGGAGAAACCGCAAGAAGGGAAAGTCGTTGCTGTCGGGAGTGGACGCGTGACTGATAATGGAGAGAAAGTCGCTTTGGAAGTGAGTGAAGGCGACGCGATCATTTTCTCTAAATACGCGGGAACAGAAGTGAAATACAACGAAAAAGAATACCTGATTTTGCGTGAAAGCGATGTACTCGCGGTCGTTGGGTAG
- the groL gene encoding chaperonin GroEL (60 kDa chaperone family; promotes refolding of misfolded polypeptides especially under stressful conditions; forms two stacked rings of heptamers to form a barrel-shaped 14mer; ends can be capped by GroES; misfolded proteins enter the barrel where they are refolded when GroES binds), whose translation MAKDIRFSEDARRALLRGVDELANAVKVTLGPKGRNVVLEKKFGSPLIANDGVTIAKEIELEDNFENMGAQLVSEVANQTNDIAGDGTTTATVLAQAMIQEGLKNVTSGASPMSIRRGIEKATAAGVKELQSISSEVEGRESIKQVGTVSSNDDEIGEFIAEAMGRVGNDGVITVEESRGLDTELEVVEGMQFDRGYASPYMVTDNDTMEASLDDPYILITDKKITNIQEVLPLLEQVVQQNKPILIVAEDVEGEALATLVLNKLRGTFNAVAVKAPGFGDRRKAMLEDLAVLTGGTVLTEDLGHDLKSATVDQLGRAGKVVITKDNTTVVEGAGEAQQLTGRINQIKSQVEETTSEFDREKLQERLAKLAGGVAVMKVGAASETEMKERKLRIEDALNSTRAAVEEGIVSGGGTAFINVYKAVEAVEATGDESTGVSIVLRALEEPVRQIAANAGLEGSVVVERLKGEDVGTGFNAATGEWVNMVDAGIVDPTKVTRYALQNAASVSAMFLTTEAVVADRPEEDDGGGGAPDMGGMGGMGGMGGMM comes from the coding sequence ATGGCAAAAGATATTCGTTTTAGCGAAGATGCCCGCCGCGCCTTGCTGCGAGGAGTGGACGAGCTCGCTAACGCTGTAAAAGTAACATTGGGACCCAAAGGACGAAACGTTGTTCTCGAGAAGAAATTCGGTTCTCCGCTCATTGCCAATGACGGGGTGACGATTGCCAAGGAAATCGAACTCGAAGACAATTTTGAAAATATGGGTGCGCAACTCGTATCCGAAGTCGCCAACCAGACGAACGACATCGCTGGTGACGGCACAACAACTGCCACGGTTTTAGCTCAGGCGATGATCCAGGAAGGGCTTAAGAACGTAACGTCCGGCGCAAGCCCAATGAGCATTCGTCGCGGCATCGAAAAAGCGACCGCGGCTGGGGTCAAGGAACTTCAATCCATTTCCAGTGAAGTTGAAGGCCGTGAATCCATCAAGCAAGTCGGCACCGTCTCCTCAAATGATGATGAAATCGGTGAATTCATCGCGGAAGCGATGGGCCGTGTTGGAAACGACGGTGTGATCACGGTTGAAGAGTCCAGAGGCCTTGACACTGAGCTGGAAGTCGTGGAAGGGATGCAATTTGACCGTGGGTACGCCTCCCCTTACATGGTGACGGACAATGACACGATGGAAGCGAGTCTTGATGATCCTTACATCTTGATTACCGATAAGAAAATCACAAACATTCAAGAAGTATTGCCGTTGCTCGAGCAAGTCGTGCAGCAAAACAAGCCGATCCTTATCGTCGCTGAAGACGTTGAAGGCGAAGCGCTCGCAACACTTGTATTGAATAAACTTCGCGGAACGTTTAACGCTGTTGCCGTAAAAGCACCAGGCTTCGGTGACCGTCGGAAAGCGATGCTTGAGGATTTGGCGGTTCTCACCGGCGGTACGGTTCTTACTGAAGACCTCGGCCACGACTTGAAGTCGGCGACAGTTGATCAGCTCGGACGTGCCGGCAAAGTTGTCATTACCAAAGACAACACTACGGTGGTAGAAGGCGCGGGTGAAGCCCAGCAACTTACTGGCCGTATCAACCAGATTAAATCTCAAGTTGAAGAGACAACTTCTGAATTTGACCGCGAAAAACTTCAAGAGCGTCTGGCCAAACTAGCTGGCGGGGTAGCCGTCATGAAGGTTGGCGCTGCTTCTGAAACAGAAATGAAAGAACGCAAGCTCCGTATCGAAGATGCCTTGAACTCGACACGCGCTGCCGTAGAAGAAGGCATTGTTTCCGGCGGGGGGACAGCTTTCATTAACGTTTATAAAGCGGTCGAAGCCGTCGAAGCAACAGGGGATGAATCAACCGGTGTAAGCATCGTCTTGCGCGCGCTCGAAGAACCTGTCCGCCAGATTGCGGCCAATGCCGGACTGGAAGGCTCCGTTGTCGTTGAGCGCCTCAAAGGCGAAGATGTAGGCACTGGTTTCAACGCGGCAACAGGTGAATGGGTAAATATGGTTGACGCCGGCATCGTCGACCCGACAAAAGTCACCCGTTACGCGCTTCAAAACGCAGCATCCGTATCTGCAATGTTCCTCACAACCGAAGCGGTTGTAGCCGATCGTCCGGAAGAAGACGACGGCGGCGGTGGCGCCCCAGACATGGGCGGCATGGGAGGAATGGGTGGAATGGGCGGCATGATGTGA
- a CDS encoding tyrosine-type recombinase/integrase has product MARIYKKKTKQGTRWGYRIYMGTDPATGKDIRKAKEGFLKEKDAKLAASVVERQLADDEYIQPSKMLFSDVSSDWERYYAQDAKESSQRARGIALKRILSELGDKPIQRISKKHYQDTIDTLAEKFSYNYMDSIHSTAHMVFAYAVETKLIKENPASGAKLPKKKVTVEELENESSIQDTFMEREELEEFLTVAKHEGLDGDLLTFTMLAYTGLRIGELLALKWSEVDTEKHTLRVIRTYYNPSNNKKNFQLLTPKTESSIRTITIDPVLVGLLHTHKQEQDTIASDNPFYNDQGFIFAGNEGYPKPIKHMAIRLQRLLQKTSIKKHITTHSFRHTHTSLLIEANAHIKEIQDRLGHSDINTTMDIYAHMTQSHKKEASTKFSNLMENLSNTLSD; this is encoded by the coding sequence ATGGCCCGCATATACAAAAAGAAAACAAAACAAGGCACTCGTTGGGGCTACCGGATATACATGGGGACAGACCCGGCCACTGGTAAGGATATAAGGAAGGCAAAGGAAGGGTTTTTAAAAGAAAAAGACGCAAAACTAGCCGCGTCTGTGGTCGAACGTCAACTTGCCGATGACGAATACATACAACCCTCTAAAATGCTGTTCAGCGACGTTTCTTCCGATTGGGAAAGGTATTATGCCCAAGATGCAAAGGAAAGTAGCCAGCGCGCCCGTGGTATTGCCTTAAAGCGTATACTAAGTGAATTAGGTGACAAACCAATCCAACGTATCAGCAAAAAACATTATCAGGACACGATTGATACGCTTGCTGAAAAGTTTAGCTACAACTATATGGACAGCATCCACTCCACCGCACACATGGTGTTTGCTTATGCTGTGGAAACTAAGCTGATTAAGGAAAACCCTGCATCGGGTGCTAAACTTCCGAAAAAGAAGGTCACGGTTGAAGAATTGGAAAACGAATCATCCATTCAAGATACATTCATGGAAAGAGAGGAATTAGAGGAATTTCTCACTGTGGCCAAGCATGAGGGCTTAGATGGTGATTTACTCACGTTTACCATGCTTGCTTACACTGGCCTAAGGATCGGGGAATTACTTGCTCTGAAATGGTCGGAAGTCGATACAGAAAAACACACGCTTAGGGTTATCCGCACGTACTACAACCCGTCTAACAATAAGAAGAATTTTCAGCTTCTAACACCAAAAACGGAAAGTTCTATACGGACGATCACCATTGATCCGGTGCTGGTTGGCTTGCTCCATACACATAAGCAGGAACAAGATACGATTGCCAGCGACAACCCTTTTTACAACGATCAAGGTTTTATATTCGCCGGGAATGAAGGATACCCTAAGCCCATTAAGCACATGGCCATCCGTTTACAACGATTGTTGCAAAAGACAAGCATTAAGAAGCACATCACGACGCATTCTTTCAGACATACGCATACATCGTTACTGATTGAAGCCAATGCTCATATCAAAGAGATACAGGACAGGCTCGGTCACTCGGACATTAATACTACGATGGACATTTACGCACATATGACTCAAAGCCATAAAAAAGAGGCTTCCACCAAGTTTAGTAACCTGATGGAAAACCTCTCTAATACCCTTAGTGACTAA